Sequence from the Argentina anserina chromosome 7, drPotAnse1.1, whole genome shotgun sequence genome:
TGATTGGACTTTCATTCAACCCTGCCTCCAAGGCTCCAATTCTATTAAGCTATTAGCTTATTTCCAGCACATATTGTATCAGACATTTTtttcttagttttttttttatgcttCTAAATTCATCTACTAGTTTATGCAGGtttatgttataaaaaaacCAACAAAAGGTCTATGCAGGTgtcattttctttctctttctgtCATCAATATCAATATGCTGCATTGAATAACGGTTAATAGTATGTCATCTTTTTCTACTGCTAGAAATTTCAGAAGTATCGCTTTCATGAAAGTTAGATGTTGTGGTACAGAAATGGCATAGTCTTATGTAGTTTTATTCCGACAAAGGCCTTGGTAATATTAGGAATAATCCAACCTCTTAAATCCTAAATGTTAGTGCGTCTTCTTTCTGGTTTGGGACATCGTTCTTTCCACATCTTGGTTTTATACTTAGCCCTCAATGTTTCATTCTTATTGAAATTTCTGTTTTAATGCAGGGACTTTCATGGTTTGGAGTTGTTGTCAATGCATCCTTGCCTTTTACAACAATCCTTCCCTGCTCACTTTCTTCTGGGACAGTAAGTTTCGAACTAATTTGTTATACGAACTTTTTATCATAGTAAAATAGATAAAAGGAAAATATAGAATTGCATTATTCATGAGTACATATACTGCTGCATGGGATGGTCCCTTTTGTTTTCTAAGTTTTACCTCAGAATGCCCACATGAAGTTTATcggaaaaataatttaaagaagGAAAGCTAGCCAGGAAAGTAGGCTGGAAGGCTGGAAGCAATACAAATACAGGAAGATATGCAGGAGCAGATCACCAAGGTGAACCCATATGCCTTCGAGTTTAGGCAGCCACACTGTGAAGCACGACTGTCTCGACAGTGAGCCCAGGCCCAAACCCAAATAGAACACCCCACTCCAAACCCTCTCCGGTGGTCTTGTGCCCATTAGCTGCTGATCTCTTTCTCACCTCGTCCAAAATAAACAACACACAAGCACTAGACATGTTGCCGTACTCGGATAATATATGCCTTGTGGCTTCTAACTTCTCGGGCTTCAGGGCCAATTTGGCCTCAACTTGGTCCAAAATTGCAGGGCCACCTGGGTGCGCAATCCAGAAAAGTGAGTTCCAGTCAGTGATGTTCAAGGGTTTGAAAGCCTCGTTGAGGCTCTTCTCGATGTTCTTCGAAATCAGCCCGGGAACATCCTTCAGGAGGTGAAATGTGAGCCCAACTTCACGAAGATGCCCGTCGATTGCCCCGTCACTGTCAGGAAGGATAGTTTGGGCCGCCGAGACCAACTCAAACAAAGGCTTCTCAATTTCGGGCAATGGGTCAGCGCCAACAATAATGGCTGCAGCACCATCACCGAACAAGGCTTGGCCCACAAGACTATCGAGGTGGGTGTCGTTAGGCCCACGGAAAGTCACGGCAGTGATCTCCGAGCAAACAACAAGAACACGAGCACCCTTGTTGTTCTCGGCCAAGTCCTTAGCCAACCGAAGCACCGTGCCTCCGGCAAAACACCCTTGCTGGTACATCATGAGACGCTTGACAGACGGACGGAGGCCTAAGAGCTTAGTGAGCTGGTAATCGGCCCCGGGCATATCAACACCACTTGTGGTACAAAAGACCAAATGGGTGATTTTGGACTTGGGCTGACCCCATTCCTTAATAGCCTTGACGGAAGCTTCTTTCCCGAGCTTTGGAATTTCAACGACCACCATGTCTTGTCTTGCATCAAGTGAAGGTGCCATGTACTCGCACATACTAGGATTCTCTTTAAGAATTTCTTCGGTCAAATGCATGTAACGCTTCTTGATCATAGATTTGTCACCTGAAATTGCAACATCTCAAGCCATCAGTATTTTCTTATCTTCAGTCACTTATTCTTCTAACACgtaaaaatatacaaaagTCAAGCTGTTTATAGGATTTTAACACAGTAATGGATAAATTATGAATGAAGGACGGAATtagagaagaaagaaaccaTGCAACATCGTCTGATTAACTAGGTGTTACTACTTACACATGCGCTGGAACTTTTCCTTGAGCTCAACCTTGTGCTCGCTGTTGGTGATACGAAAGTAGTAGTCGGGGTATGTGCTCTGGTCGATACAGTTGGGGGGAGTCGCTGTCCCGATGGCCAAGACGGTTGCCGGACCCTCAGCGCGTTGAGCCTTGCGGACTTCCTCGACGGTCACCATTTTGATATCTTTAAGTGTCGAGAAAATATCCAAATGAGGAGGCTAGGAGGAAGGAGGGATAGATCAGTTTGTGCTGTGTTACAGTAGGAAGGCAGAGCTCGAATGTGTTGGAATATATTGTTATGTGAAATGGAGTcgtatttatatatgaagtATAGAAGGGTAGCTGGGGAATCACATGCCTGCCAATTTCCGCCTTGTAGAAACCCGCACAGGATGGCACGTGAATGGTTATTTTGTGTGATCAAAATCCACATGATTTGGAATCTGTTCGTTCTCCCGTCTAACCTACCAAACAAAAGGGCAGCTAGCAAAGATCAA
This genomic interval carries:
- the LOC126802910 gene encoding polyketide synthase 1-like, with product MVTVEEVRKAQRAEGPATVLAIGTATPPNCIDQSTYPDYYFRITNSEHKVELKEKFQRMCDKSMIKKRYMHLTEEILKENPSMCEYMAPSLDARQDMVVVEIPKLGKEASVKAIKEWGQPKSKITHLVFCTTSGVDMPGADYQLTKLLGLRPSVKRLMMYQQGCFAGGTVLRLAKDLAENNKGARVLVVCSEITAVTFRGPNDTHLDSLVGQALFGDGAAAIIVGADPLPEIEKPLFELVSAAQTILPDSDGAIDGHLREVGLTFHLLKDVPGLISKNIEKSLNEAFKPLNITDWNSLFWIAHPGGPAILDQVEAKLALKPEKLEATRHILSEYGNMSSACVLFILDEVRKRSAANGHKTTGEGLEWGVLFGFGPGLTVETVVLHSVAA